The following proteins come from a genomic window of Gynuella sunshinyii YC6258:
- a CDS encoding DUF5992 family protein, which translates to MIQSTTCFAGYVVTDGIITKVANSEANNDRFVVSVSGGSGPCANQNISFPKGKAGSPEIFTRAFSMALTGLSTGMKVRIHNYESDDCFNAAWIELSK; encoded by the coding sequence TTGATACAAAGTACTACTTGTTTTGCCGGATATGTTGTAACCGATGGGATAATTACCAAGGTTGCTAATTCTGAAGCGAATAATGATAGGTTTGTTGTTTCTGTATCTGGAGGCAGTGGTCCGTGTGCAAATCAAAATATATCGTTTCCAAAAGGAAAAGCCGGTTCACCGGAAATTTTTACTAGAGCTTTTAGTATGGCACTAACAGGACTTAGCACGGGCATGAAAGTGCGCATACATAATTACGAATCTGACGACTGTTTTAATGCTGCATGGATTGAACTTAGCAAGTAG
- a CDS encoding HEPN domain-containing protein, producing the protein MKTGLDHLPKTKQHELQTISTILRDTLEDFLQGKTGRRTEYRILKIILFGSHAKGTWVNDPENGYISDYDILVVVNKPTLVDEDIVWQRAEEQISRKVTSAPLGLIVHDLEDVNKRLLQGHYFFKDIREEGIELFSATPRPLALPGNLTEAERREIAQKHYDQFSNSSFRFLRHFEFALSEEDLIHAAFMLHQSVERLYACALLTCTNYFPKTHNIEKLQHLCIQIDPEFGSIFPLDSKFHRRCFRRLQRAYIDARYSEHYEITEEELKYLESEVIKLKALVERICKARLV; encoded by the coding sequence ATGAAAACCGGCCTTGATCACCTGCCGAAAACCAAGCAGCACGAGCTCCAGACTATCTCTACCATCCTGCGTGATACTCTGGAGGATTTTCTGCAAGGCAAGACCGGGCGCAGAACCGAGTACCGGATTTTGAAAATCATTCTCTTTGGCAGCCACGCCAAGGGTACCTGGGTGAATGATCCGGAGAATGGTTATATCAGTGATTACGATATTCTGGTGGTGGTGAACAAGCCGACGCTGGTGGATGAGGATATCGTCTGGCAACGGGCAGAAGAACAGATCAGCCGCAAGGTCACTTCTGCGCCGTTGGGGTTGATTGTGCATGACCTGGAAGACGTGAATAAACGCCTGCTTCAGGGTCATTATTTTTTTAAGGATATCCGTGAGGAAGGCATTGAGCTGTTTTCGGCAACTCCCAGACCGCTGGCACTACCCGGAAACTTAACCGAAGCAGAACGCCGCGAGATTGCGCAGAAGCATTATGATCAATTTTCAAACTCTTCCTTTCGTTTTCTTCGACACTTTGAATTTGCTCTCTCTGAAGAGGATTTAATTCACGCTGCATTTATGCTTCACCAATCTGTAGAACGATTGTATGCCTGTGCACTCCTCACCTGCACTAACTACTTTCCGAAAACTCACAACATCGAAAAACTGCAACATCTTTGCATACAGATCGATCCCGAGTTTGGCAGTATTTTTCCCCTAGATAGTAAATTCCATAGGCGTTGTTTTCGCCGCTTGCAACGCGCCTACATCGACGCACGTTATTCAGAGCATTACGAAATCACAGAAGAGGAATTGAAGTATCTGGAATCGGAAGTGATCAAGCTGAAGGCGCTGGTGGAAAGAATTTGTAAGGCCAGACTGGTTTGA
- a CDS encoding pentapeptide repeat-containing protein translates to MKEKLNKDQYLLIVGCAVKEDFSAWNEYVKETEDLIKLREANFEGLVIKEAIFQNKNGEGADFYGANFSNAHLLSVDMTDCHFMEANLSSVRAEGSAFHRADFVRAELTKSTFTLCNFYDASFQEANMFSVEFYESHFQDCRFNRADLSKAKFYGGGYNPLVRQELRFNLCGASFYNAKFTSETYFHLADVSKETDFRTISFESACYSAGLRQSLQYCNRRHNWNDWYKNNGFFNKRLVRLFWFASNYGSSPKRVIQSFFSVCFLYALIYWLFPSLTSVEGDISFIRSIYFSVVTMTTLGFGDIYANSSSWFSQLLLTTHVLSGYVLLGALITVLSNLFSADGPSRGLVKHPPEPKARMRISVKNIT, encoded by the coding sequence ATGAAAGAAAAGCTGAATAAAGACCAGTACTTGTTGATAGTGGGCTGCGCTGTAAAAGAGGATTTCTCTGCGTGGAACGAATACGTTAAAGAAACTGAAGACCTAATAAAATTACGTGAAGCAAATTTTGAAGGTTTAGTGATCAAAGAGGCTATATTCCAGAATAAAAATGGCGAGGGTGCTGATTTTTATGGTGCCAACTTCAGTAATGCTCACTTATTATCTGTTGATATGACTGACTGCCATTTTATGGAAGCAAACCTTTCATCTGTTCGTGCAGAAGGTTCAGCTTTCCATCGTGCAGACTTTGTGAGAGCAGAGCTAACTAAAAGTACTTTTACCCTCTGTAATTTTTATGACGCGTCTTTTCAAGAAGCGAATATGTTTTCTGTAGAATTCTATGAGTCTCATTTTCAGGATTGCCGTTTCAATCGTGCTGACTTGTCAAAGGCAAAATTTTACGGCGGAGGCTATAACCCGCTTGTGCGTCAAGAGTTACGTTTTAACTTATGCGGGGCAAGTTTTTATAATGCTAAGTTTACGAGCGAAACGTATTTTCATTTGGCAGATGTGTCCAAAGAGACGGACTTTCGAACAATTAGCTTCGAAAGCGCATGCTATTCGGCAGGATTAAGGCAGTCTCTTCAATATTGTAACCGCCGACATAATTGGAATGACTGGTATAAGAATAATGGTTTTTTTAATAAGCGTTTAGTCCGACTATTTTGGTTTGCATCAAATTATGGAAGCTCTCCCAAACGGGTAATACAGTCATTTTTCTCGGTGTGCTTCTTATATGCATTGATTTACTGGTTGTTTCCATCCCTAACCTCTGTCGAGGGAGATATATCATTTATACGTAGTATTTACTTTTCTGTTGTAACTATGACTACGTTAGGTTTTGGTGATATTTATGCAAATTCTAGTAGTTGGTTTTCTCAGCTGCTATTGACTACTCATGTATTATCAGGGTATGTGTTATTAGGTGCATTAATAACGGTATTATCAAATTTATTTTCCGCCGATGGGCCATCGCGAGGATTGGTCAAGCACCCGCCAGAACCAAAGGCAAGAATGAGGATTAGCGTCAAAAATATCACTTAA
- a CDS encoding DUF6980 family protein has protein sequence MNKHCCERMEGAIKLDCELHEDIYSCPDVLISYTSKFDEYGLIIHDGGSASIAIIFCPWCGTKLPESKRDLWFDELENNTGHPS, from the coding sequence ATGAACAAACATTGTTGCGAACGGATGGAAGGCGCAATCAAGCTGGATTGCGAGTTACACGAAGATATTTATTCATGTCCCGATGTTCTTATAAGCTACACATCAAAATTCGACGAATATGGCTTAATCATTCATGATGGTGGTTCTGCTTCAATAGCTATCATATTTTGTCCGTGGTGCGGTACGAAGCTGCCTGAATCCAAAAGAGATTTGTGGTTTGATGAATTAGAGAATAATACAGGACACCCATCTTAA
- a CDS encoding transposase → MTRSRKSQISLEATPYYHCVSRCVRRAFLCGVDALTRISYEHRRQWVEDRLLWLGEIFAIDICAYAVMSNHVHVVLHINVLQSRQWSAEDVVMRWHRLYRGSALSHRFLKGDAFSPAEQQAFEALVAQWRETLTSISRFMAVLNEGIARRANAEDRCTGRFWEGRFKSQALLDEQALAACMAYVDLNPIRARMAVIHRKRLTIPPFKCVLRAPRRPNNPVIYFLLLAIPAQTCPKVCHSN, encoded by the coding sequence ATGACCCGATCAAGGAAGTCGCAAATCTCACTTGAAGCCACGCCTTATTATCACTGTGTTTCCCGCTGTGTCCGTCGGGCGTTTCTGTGTGGAGTTGATGCCCTCACCCGGATTAGCTACGAACATCGTCGCCAGTGGGTTGAGGATAGACTGTTGTGGCTGGGTGAGATATTCGCCATCGATATCTGCGCTTATGCCGTTATGTCTAACCATGTCCATGTGGTGCTGCATATTAATGTGCTCCAAAGCCGGCAATGGTCCGCAGAAGACGTTGTGATGCGATGGCATCGTCTGTACAGAGGCTCAGCACTCAGCCACCGGTTTCTGAAAGGTGATGCCTTCTCACCGGCAGAGCAGCAGGCGTTTGAAGCCTTAGTGGCCCAGTGGCGGGAAACCCTGACTTCCATCAGTCGGTTTATGGCGGTGCTTAATGAAGGTATCGCCCGGCGTGCCAATGCCGAAGATCGCTGTACCGGTCGTTTCTGGGAGGGCAGGTTTAAGTCTCAAGCATTGCTCGACGAACAGGCCTTAGCCGCCTGTATGGCGTATGTGGATCTGAATCCCATTCGAGCCAGGATGGCTGTGATACACCGGAAACGTCTGACCATACCTCCGTTCAAATGCGTATTGCGTGCGCCAAGGCGTCCAAACAACCCGGTGATTTACTTCCTTTTGTTGGCAATCCCAGCGCAGACATGCCCGAAGGTTTGCCATTCCAATTAA
- a CDS encoding DUF6161 domain-containing protein — protein sequence MNRTINIRITDSTNKSWQFTGLRELYEFIDSEKTYWKEKRDLLAKNERNVHQYMNAHAVLQNITNTIDSWKDNLEAWDDNQFNQQFQNLQRNSFNNLNSQWMWSGHPYSSVYAKCHELHGSVAATAFIDFVVRGQISNNNTRQGFTGLMLAYEFINQDSELVKRRNGEKVSLGHLRNQLNETTSKLIGEVEDFKSDFSRWDEQTRSDWSEWKENVSTAWDEWMQTSSAEHSDQLSSQKDEFINYMDGCRTRIADLENTYQEKLRLEKPADYWKKAARKYGIQGGLWSLALVFSMLLGFVYFYDFFIAWLKGQEIGVKLHTLQGIVIFGSIITVYAFLIKTISRLAFSAFHLMRDAEEREQLTYLYLALNHGGDIDASSREIVLQALFSRTETGLLASESGPTMPGMAELIRTASKAK from the coding sequence TTGAATCGCACTATAAACATTCGTATAACTGATTCAACAAATAAGTCTTGGCAATTCACAGGTCTTAGAGAGCTATACGAGTTTATTGATTCAGAAAAGACCTACTGGAAAGAGAAACGGGATTTATTGGCAAAAAATGAGAGAAATGTGCATCAGTACATGAATGCTCATGCCGTATTACAAAATATCACCAATACAATCGATAGCTGGAAAGACAACCTTGAAGCCTGGGATGACAATCAATTCAATCAACAATTCCAGAATCTTCAGCGAAATAGTTTCAACAACCTGAATAGCCAATGGATGTGGAGTGGACACCCATATAGTAGTGTTTATGCCAAGTGTCATGAATTACACGGAAGCGTAGCGGCGACAGCATTTATTGACTTCGTGGTACGAGGACAGATAAGTAATAACAATACTCGGCAAGGATTTACGGGCTTAATGCTTGCTTATGAGTTTATTAACCAAGATTCTGAATTAGTTAAGAGGCGCAATGGTGAAAAGGTTTCGCTTGGGCATTTAAGAAATCAGTTAAACGAAACAACTAGCAAACTAATTGGTGAGGTTGAGGATTTCAAGTCCGATTTCTCTCGCTGGGATGAACAAACTAGAAGTGATTGGAGTGAGTGGAAGGAGAATGTTTCTACTGCATGGGATGAATGGATGCAGACATCTTCGGCTGAGCATTCAGATCAGTTATCTTCCCAAAAGGATGAGTTCATAAATTATATGGATGGCTGTAGAACAAGGATTGCCGACTTAGAGAATACATATCAGGAAAAGCTCAGATTAGAAAAACCAGCAGATTATTGGAAGAAGGCGGCAAGAAAGTATGGCATTCAAGGCGGATTATGGAGTTTGGCTCTAGTATTTTCTATGTTGTTAGGCTTCGTCTATTTCTATGATTTCTTTATAGCGTGGTTAAAAGGCCAAGAAATTGGAGTAAAACTGCATACGTTGCAGGGGATAGTTATCTTCGGATCGATAATAACGGTTTACGCTTTCCTTATTAAAACGATTTCCAGGCTAGCGTTTAGTGCTTTTCATCTTATGAGGGATGCAGAAGAACGAGAACAGCTAACTTATCTTTACCTTGCGCTTAATCATGGAGGAGATATTGATGCAAGTTCTAGAGAGATCGTGTTACAAGCATTGTTTAGTCGCACCGAGACAGGTCTTCTAGCATCTGAGTCAGGTCCAACCATGCCAGGCATGGCCGAACTTATTAGAACAGCGAGTAAGGCCAAATAA